The genomic window CCGACTATAGCTGTTGTAGAAGGATTTAGTTAAGTTTTTCTATGTACAAGTTAGCTCTTAGCtgccgctatagcccgctatagccGGCTATAGCCTGTTTTCGGACACAGAAAGCTAAATGGCATAGCTGGCTATTTAAAACCTTGGTATCGATCGGCATCAGCTACTAGTTCAGCGCCGCCGGCTGTAATTCGTCCGAGCGGAGTTCCCAAGATGGCGTCCTGAACAGAAATTGTCTCATTGGATTATTGAAAACGGATCGAAAACAAAATTGGCAGTGATGAATTACTATCGAATATGCTCCCAGCTGCCGACTCTTGCCGGCAGAATCGATCCATCTTTTGTTGCCAAGAAACAGACGATCCACATGCATGCAAAGGGTCGAAAAAACAAATCCAAATCCAGTCCAATCGATGCACTTGGAGAGGCTTTATTCCCCTTGGCCCTTACCAATCAGTTGGAGGAGCCTCTTTTCGACACCGGTCCCAAAAGCCAAGATGCCCCCGCGCGGCTGCGCCGCGCGCCACGTACTCCCAGCACGACGCCGTCGCCTCCACCCGCACCCCCTCCATTTCCAAGCTCCAACCACCAGCTCAGCTTTGCACGGCGTCTCACATGGGCTCGCACGCCTCGCCTCGTCAGCCGGACGCTCCGCAGCGACAGGCCGCCACTGACTACACGTAATCCCTCCACTAGCTGCCTCTTTTTTCTAATCGGCGGCCGTGGCGTGTGAGCCCTGAATCAGCTACAGACTCTCGTGCGCTCCGGTCACCCGTCGGCGAAAAGCGCGCACGGCGACGGATCGGAACCTCAAAAGCCAGGATCGGCCACGCGCACATGCCGACATGCATCCATGTCCAGGATATGCAAGGATCATCCATCCCATGCCCCACGTCCATGGCGTTGCCTTTTTGGTGCGTGTATATTAATCCCCGCGCGGGCTGTTGTTGCGGTTAACCGCACACTGATCTCTCGAGCAGTCCAGCTCAGGCTCTGAGTTGGTGTTCCAGGCGATAGCTAGCTTGGCACAATCATCCGATGGCGGACATGCAGATTGTCCTGGCTGGGAGGAAGATCGAGGCGCAGTATGTGGAGATGAAGGTGCCGCTCTACTCCTACGGGTGCGAGAAGAAGATCAAGAAGGCGCTGTCACATCTCAAAGGTGCTTACATAGATCTTGAACTGCACTGTGCGTCACGTACAAAACAGTGTGCATCGTCAAGTGAAAATCAGGCTAACCGCTGACCGTGTGCTTCTGGGACGTGTTTGTTTTGCAGGTATACATTCAGTTCAGGTAGACTACCACCAGCAGAAGGTGATGGTGTGGGGGATCTGCAACCGCGACGACGTGCTCGCCGCCGTCCGGAAGAAGCGCCGAGACGCGCGGTTCTGGAACGGTGACGAACTGGGCCCAGGCGAGCATGTGCCGACGCCCGGAGAAGCTCCGAAGCAGTACCTGGCAGCCTTCGCCGCCTACAGGTTGAGGAAGTCGTGGAAGAAGCTTTTCCCGCTGATCCGGCTCTGAATCTGACCGTGCGCTTAAGCTTATTAGCTTTTTGGACAAGTGAGTAGTGTGTGTGCCTGCTTCCTGAGGA from Miscanthus floridulus cultivar M001 chromosome 11, ASM1932011v1, whole genome shotgun sequence includes these protein-coding regions:
- the LOC136491149 gene encoding copper transport protein ATX1-like; its protein translation is MADMQIVLAGRKIEAQYVEMKVPLYSYGCEKKIKKALSHLKGIHSVQVDYHQQKVMVWGICNRDDVLAAVRKKRRDARFWNGDELGPGEHVPTPGEAPKQYLAAFAAYRLRKSWKKLFPLIRL